The uncultured Trichococcus sp. DNA window GAATTCCTGATGGGGACCTATGTGACGGTGCGCGTCTACGATGAAGGGAAGGAGGCTGTGCTGGAAAAGGCCTTCGACCGCGTAGAGGAGCTGGCGGATAAAATTACAGTGAATGAACCGGGATCGGAGATCGATGCGATCAATGCTGCGGCAGGTGCGGAGGTGGAGCTGTCGGAGAGTGTTTATCCGTTGGTACGGAGCGCTTGGGATTACAGCGAAGCATCCAATGGTAATTTTGATCTGTCGATCGGGCCGATCACGGAGCTGTGGCATATCGGCTTCGAAGATGCCCGCAAGCCGGAGCAGAGCGAAATCGATGCGGCGTTGCCGTTGGTTGATTATGAGCGCGTCGTGCTGGATGATGCGGCAAAGACTGTTCAGTTGATGGATGAAGGGATGCTGATCGACTTGGGCGCCATCGCCAAGGGCTACATCACCGACGAAGTGAAGGCGTTGCTGGTGGAGGAAGGTGTGACGACCGCCATCATCGATCTCGGCGGCAACGTCTATGTGTTGGGTGGATCACCGCTGCGCGAAGGGGAGTCCTGGAACGTGGGCATCCAGGATCCATTGGCAGTGCGCGGGGAAACCATCGGAAAGACGAAGCAAAAGAATCGTTCGATCGTGACTTCGGGCATCTATGAACGCTACATCGAAGTGGATGGGGTCAGCTACCACCATCTGATGGATCCGGAAACGGGCTATCCGTTCGATAACGACATCGCCGGCGTGTCGATCTTATCCGAAAAATCGATCGACGGGGATGCTCTCTCGACGCTTGTGTTCGGTCTAGGTGTCGAAGCGGGGCTGGCCTACGTCAACGAACGCGGCGATATTGAAGCCGTTTTTGTCACAAAGGACAAGAAAGTCTACGTTTCTGAAGGGTTGACGGATAATTTTGAACTGACGAATGACGATTACGTTTGGGAAAATGAATAGGGGTGAAAGAGATGAATGTACCTGGATTTTTGGAATTTGTGGAAATCAAGACAAAATTGGCGAGTTTGTTTCCGTTTGTGTTGGGGACTTTGTTTACGCTCTACCGTTTCGGCAGCATCAATGCGCTGAATACAATTTTATTCTTCATCGCCATGGTCGTTTTTGATATGGCGACGACTGCCATCAACAACACGATGGACTATGTGAAGGCGAAGAATCTGGTTTATCGTGATGAGGAAAACATCCTCGGGAAAGCTGGGATTTCCGTCGGACAGGCTGCGAAAATAATCATTTCGATGATCGCATTTGCGGCGCTGCTCGGTTTGATTTTGACGGCTCGGACCAATCTGTTGCTGTTGGTGATCGGGGCGCTCTGCTTTGCGATCGGAATCCTGTACACATTCGGGCCGTTCCCGATTTCACGGATGCCTTTGGGCGAAGTGGCATCGGGGCTGACGATGGGCTTCGGCATCTTCTTCATCGCGGTGTTCGTGAATGTGCCGGCCGGAACATTGGCCGAGTTGCTGTTGCAATGGCCGAAGTTTACGCTGGCGGGAAACATCGCGAATCTGCTGATCATCCTGTTGCAGTCGTCTCCGCTAGTGTTCAGCATCGCCAATATCATGCTGGCGAACAATATCTGCGATTATGAAACGGATATTTCCAATCACCGCTACACATTGACTTTCTATATCGGCAAGCCGGTTGCCGTGAGCCTGTATGGTTGGTTGTACTACGGCGCTTTCGCCGCGACGACCCTTTCGGTGCTGTTCGGGATCTATCCGGTTTGGATGCTATTCATTTGGGCGATCTTCCCGATCATCCAACGCAACATCACCCGTTTCAAAGCCAAGCAGGACAAAGCGACGACCTTCAACCTGGCGATCAAAAATTTGATCCTTTACCACGGTTTGGAAATCATCCTGTTGATTGTGTCGCTTATCCTGAAATGATCACCATCAGAGAGGGAGCCCCTGCGGATGAGTTTTTCCTGAAGGAAATGACTTATCAGGCGATTTATTCGCCCAAAGGTGGGGGCTTTTTGCCGCGGAAAATATTGGAAGAGCCCGCAATCCAGCGCGCAAGCTCTATGAGCGGCACGGCTTCCATATTTTGAAAAAGAAACCAATTTCTTATACAATGTTGATTGCGTTAACATGACTATACAGGTTAGCGTTTTCATTTAAAATTTTCAAAAATGCCTTTGAATTTGTGTCTAAAATGTTACTTCTTACTTTTAATGAAAAGGCACTTGCGTTATAATGGCTAAGGATTCGAATTGTCTTATTTTTCGGAGTCTTCATTTATTGACCAAGAAAGCGCTATATTCATACCCTGCATTATCCGTCCGTTTAAATAAAGAGAACGAGGTCAGTTTGTTTCATAAAGAAGCTTTCCTTGTCACTATTTGGAGGATTTAAAATGAAGGACAAAATTTTTGGTATTTTGCAGCGTGTTGGCCGTTCGTTTATGTTGCCGATCGCCATTTTGCCAGTAGCCGGACTCTTTTTGGGTATCGGTGGGTCATTTACTAATGCTACGACACTAGAAACATATGGTTTAACGGAACTGATGGGTCAAGGGACATTCATTTATGATGTGTTGAATGTAATGAACCAGGCCGGATCGGTTGTATTTGGCAACCTGCCGTTGATTTTCGCTGTCGGCTGTGCCATCGGTATGGCGAAAGCTGAAAAAGCGACGGCATCTTTGGCTGCTGTCATCGCCTTCCTGATCATGCATTCATCCATCGGCGCTATGATCGTAGCCCGTGGCGGAGCAGATCAGTTCATCGAAGGTTCAATCTCAAACGTATTGGGTATCGAGTCATTGCAAATGGGTGTTTTTGGAGGTATGATCGTCGGTTTGGGTGTTGCTGCACTTCATAATCGCTTTTATAAAATTCAATTACCAGCTGCTCTTTCATTCTTTGAAGGCACTCGTTTTGTTCCGATCATCTCATCGATCGTCTACTTGTTTGTAGGTATCCTGATGGTCTTCATCTGGCCGCCGGTGCAAGAAGGCATCAATGCGATCGGTGCTTTGGTGCAAGGTTCCGGTTACGCCGGAACATGGCTTTATGGTTTCATGGAGCGTGCTTTGATTCCGTTCGGTCTGCACCACGTTTTCTACTTGCCCTTCTGGCAAACGGCAGTGGGCGGCACGATGGAAGTCGGCGGAGCGATGATCGAAGGGGCACAAAACATCTTCTTCGCGCAATTGGCTGATCCTGACACAACGGTCTTCAGTGTTGCCGCTACCCGCTTCATGTCAGGTAAATTCCCGTTGATGATCTTCGGCTTGCCTGGTGCTGCTTTGGCGATGTACCGCACCGCTAAACCGGAAAAAAGAAAAGAAGCCGGCGGACTTTTGTTGTCTGCTGCTTTGACTTCCATGCTGACAGGTATCACTGAGCCATTAGAATTCACATTCTTGTTTGTTGCTACACCGCTTTATGTCATCCACTCGATTTTAGCCGGTGCTGCTTACATGTTGATGCATATGTTCAACGTAGGCGTCGGTATGACTTTCTCGGGCGGTTTCATCGATATGTTCTTGTACGGTATCCTGCAAGGGAATGCCAAAACGAACTGGATCTGGATCGTATTCATCGGTCTGGCTTACTTCGTAGTCTACTACTTCCTGTTCTCGTTCTTGATCAAGAAGTTCAACTACAAGACTCCAGGTCGTGAAGACGATTCGACTGAAGTCAAGTTGTATACACGTGCTGACATGAATGCGAAAGCGCAAGAAGGCGTTGCAGACATTGCCTCAATCGTGAAGAACGAAACGGATGAAATGTCCGCTTCCATCGTTTATGGTCTGGGCGGCGCAGCGAACATCGTGGACGTCGACAGCTGTGCGACGCGTCTGCGTACAACCGTTGCAAACGGAGATTTGGTTGATGCGGAATTATTGAAGGGCACGGGAGCATCCGGCGTCATCCATAAAGGAAACGGCGTTCAGGTTGTTTACGGACCGAAAGTTTCCGTCATCAAATCAAACCTGGAAGAATTCATCGAAAGCGGCAGTGCCGCGAAATTGCCTTCCAAAGAAGACTATTACGGTCTGAAGGCTGTCGAAAAGACAGAAGAAAAAGTTGTTGAAAAAACAGCAGCACCTGCTGTTGAAGAAAAAGCGACAGTTGCCACTACTTTGCGTTCGCCGATCGCTGGTACCGCCATTCCATTGACGCAAGTGGATGACGCTGCCTTCGCTAGCGAAGCGTTGGGTAAAGGGGTCGCAATCGAACCTGCAGTCGGTGAAGTTGTTTCGCCGATCAATGGTAAAGTCGTGATGGTTTTCGACACGAAGCATGCTATCGGTCTTGAATCCGACGAAGGTGTTGAAATTTTGATCCACATCGGATTGGATACTGTCAATCTGAAGGGTGAAGGGTTCACTACTTATGTCAAGGCTGGAGATTTTATTGAAATCGGAGACAAATTGGTCGATTTCGATATCGACTTCATCAAAGCTTCCGGTTACAAGACAACCACTCCTATGGTAATCACGAACACTTTCAATTATAAAAACATTGAAGTTGTTGCAGAAGGTACTGTAGATCTTGGCGATGCAATCGTTACAGTTCAATAAGAAGAAAGATTCAATGCGGATAAGGTAATGCAGAAATGAATAGCGCAACAAAAAGGTTTCCGGTCTCAGATCCGGAGGCCTTTTTGTATTTTTGGATGCCTCTGCAAAAATAAAAAGGTTGACTATTTGAGGCA harbors:
- a CDS encoding glucose PTS transporter subunit IIA, whose amino-acid sequence is MKDKIFGILQRVGRSFMLPIAILPVAGLFLGIGGSFTNATTLETYGLTELMGQGTFIYDVLNVMNQAGSVVFGNLPLIFAVGCAIGMAKAEKATASLAAVIAFLIMHSSIGAMIVARGGADQFIEGSISNVLGIESLQMGVFGGMIVGLGVAALHNRFYKIQLPAALSFFEGTRFVPIISSIVYLFVGILMVFIWPPVQEGINAIGALVQGSGYAGTWLYGFMERALIPFGLHHVFYLPFWQTAVGGTMEVGGAMIEGAQNIFFAQLADPDTTVFSVAATRFMSGKFPLMIFGLPGAALAMYRTAKPEKRKEAGGLLLSAALTSMLTGITEPLEFTFLFVATPLYVIHSILAGAAYMLMHMFNVGVGMTFSGGFIDMFLYGILQGNAKTNWIWIVFIGLAYFVVYYFLFSFLIKKFNYKTPGREDDSTEVKLYTRADMNAKAQEGVADIASIVKNETDEMSASIVYGLGGAANIVDVDSCATRLRTTVANGDLVDAELLKGTGASGVIHKGNGVQVVYGPKVSVIKSNLEEFIESGSAAKLPSKEDYYGLKAVEKTEEKVVEKTAAPAVEEKATVATTLRSPIAGTAIPLTQVDDAAFASEALGKGVAIEPAVGEVVSPINGKVVMVFDTKHAIGLESDEGVEILIHIGLDTVNLKGEGFTTYVKAGDFIEIGDKLVDFDIDFIKASGYKTTTPMVITNTFNYKNIEVVAEGTVDLGDAIVTVQ
- a CDS encoding FAD:protein FMN transferase; translation: MKKYINMAGVASVLSLALLFGGCGNGDAPGLLKEPYEKTEFLMGTYVTVRVYDEGKEAVLEKAFDRVEELADKITVNEPGSEIDAINAAAGAEVELSESVYPLVRSAWDYSEASNGNFDLSIGPITELWHIGFEDARKPEQSEIDAALPLVDYERVVLDDAAKTVQLMDEGMLIDLGAIAKGYITDEVKALLVEEGVTTAIIDLGGNVYVLGGSPLREGESWNVGIQDPLAVRGETIGKTKQKNRSIVTSGIYERYIEVDGVSYHHLMDPETGYPFDNDIAGVSILSEKSIDGDALSTLVFGLGVEAGLAYVNERGDIEAVFVTKDKKVYVSEGLTDNFELTNDDYVWENE
- the menA gene encoding 1,4-dihydroxy-2-naphthoate polyprenyltransferase, with protein sequence MNVPGFLEFVEIKTKLASLFPFVLGTLFTLYRFGSINALNTILFFIAMVVFDMATTAINNTMDYVKAKNLVYRDEENILGKAGISVGQAAKIIISMIAFAALLGLILTARTNLLLLVIGALCFAIGILYTFGPFPISRMPLGEVASGLTMGFGIFFIAVFVNVPAGTLAELLLQWPKFTLAGNIANLLIILLQSSPLVFSIANIMLANNICDYETDISNHRYTLTFYIGKPVAVSLYGWLYYGAFAATTLSVLFGIYPVWMLFIWAIFPIIQRNITRFKAKQDKATTFNLAIKNLILYHGLEIILLIVSLILK